One genomic window of Erinaceus europaeus chromosome 7, mEriEur2.1, whole genome shotgun sequence includes the following:
- the NTS gene encoding neurotensin/neuromedin N: protein MAGMKIQLVCMILLAFSSWSLGSDSEEEMKTLEADLLTNMHTSKISKGSVSSWKMTLLNICSLVNSQNSQAEETGEFREEELITRRKSPIALDDFSLEAMLTIYQVRKICHSRAFQHWEVIQEDVLDTGNEKNEKEEVLKRKIPYILKRQLYENKPRRPYILKRGSYYY, encoded by the exons ATGGCGGGAATGAAAATCCAGCTGGTGTGCATGATCCTTCTGGCTTTCAGCTCCTGGAGCCTAGGCTCAG ATTCAGAAGAGGAAATGAAGACATTAGAAGCAGATTTATTGACCAATATGCATACATCAAAG ATTAGCAAAGGAAGTGTTTCCTCTTGGAAAATGACCCTGCTGAATATTTGCAGCCTTGTAAATAGCCAAAACAGCCAGGCTGAGGAAACTGGAGAGTTTCGTGAAGAGGAGCTTATTACAAGAAGGAAATCTCCCATTGCTTTAGATGACTTTAGCTTGGAAGCAATGCTGACCATATACCAGGTCAGAAAAATCTGTCACAGCAGGGCCTTTCAACATTGGGAG GTGATCCAGGAGGATGTTCTTGATActggaaatgaaaaaaatgagaaggaagaagTTCTAAAGAGAAAAATTCCTTACATCCTGAAACGGCAGCTCTATGAGAATAAACCCAGAAGACCCTACATTCTCAAAAGAGGTTCTTACTACTACTGA